The Archocentrus centrarchus isolate MPI-CPG fArcCen1 chromosome 13, fArcCen1, whole genome shotgun sequence genomic interval gttggtaaatagagtgcagtttATGAATTACAcaatttatgaagggcttatacataaaatgaagaaataacctgctTTGCAAGAATCTTTAGTGTGTTATTGTACTTACAATACAATCAATCCAGtgatttttggccacttaaaatatcttaatagagctgtgatgttatatttgttgcaatttatCCAACCTTcttagccagatttctgtttaaaaaggcctttttaatgtcaatgacagatTTTACCTtgatgaaaaacaaatatataaaagtcactttgccaaaaactgattaaaGCTTCTACCTTGCGATAGAAATGTTGTTtttcactcaaaatgacttgatatcattcatgagagatatctTTGACATATATTTCAGAGATTAAAGGTCAACGAcccattttttggcaaataccgaaaaCCGCTTTTTGACAGATGAGCACTTTTTGGCAtaacaccagcagctgttgatgTAACTaaaaaagtaacttgtaatctaacttagttacttctaaaattaaggaagttactaagttactttttaaaggagtaatgagtaatcagattactttttcaaggtaactatacgcTAACTATAAGCTTTTACTTCCATCTCAAAGTTTCATTCTTACTCAACGTGTTCTACTCACTTTCATTCTTAATTTATACCATCTCAATTCCAAGAAAAATGCACGGTCCGTTGCTTCACACATAACGTGACAAACGGCGCTGTTAGAATGTGGGTGTAGAGCCCCCCATTGGTCATTctttgcattcatttatgcCAGATGTTAGATTAATGCTATTACTATTGCTATTACTGTGCTCGTTGCACCGCATGTGTTACCCTTTCATGttatgtttcttcttttttaattttttacttcAGAGCAGAGCAAATAACCTCACAGAGGAGGGTGGTCACATCAATGTCCAGTGGCAGCTTCCACAGCTGTATAGGCAAACCCTGTACCTCTCCTCAGCTAATGTGCCCTATAGTTTAACTGCTTCTCCAACAAAAGGTAGCAATCTGGGAAGGGATCAGAGCTGGCTGATATTCCAGCAGATCTGCATCATTTTGTACGTACCACACCCTTATTTATGAGCACCAGTATAAAGGAGCTTTAAATCTTTGTGTTTGAAGGATGAAAGTCAGAGACTCAAAACTGAATTTACATTCCAAGATGTTTACGTCACACGTGGCTGCCCTCAAAGGAAATGTGGGGTCACCGCATGATGAAATAGATGTTACTTGTTTCAGTTTAAtgaacatgaaacatgaaacatgGCAGTACTGTTAACACCCACAGAATTTCTCTGTCTTGATGTTAAAGCAATGAACTTTGCCCTTTTTTAATATTAGTAAAGCTACTCATTCATAAGTAGTAGCAGTAGAAAGCAATCACTGTGAAAACAATCAGGATTGCATGTTCGCTTGAAAGAAATGCCATAAGTATGTTCAGTTTCTTACTAATGTCATGGAACATGTCTCTGCTAAACAAATGAATGTCTACCTCAGCATAAAAAAAGACTCTGTTGATTTGTGACTTGTTGAATGCAGTGGCAGCCTCCACACCCTGTACCGCTCCTCACCTAATGTCCCATAGTTTAACTGCCATTCTAATGAAAGATAGTAATCTATGAAGGGATTAGACTTGGAAAACATTGCATCATTTAGAATGTACCataatatattattaaaatattattaaaaataataataattaaaaagtaaatttaGAGCTTTGTGTTTACTGGATGAAAGTTGGAGACTTGAACCTAAAGAGTTTAAAATCTGATATTTTTACCCCGAGTTTGTAATGGTCGGTTTAGTATTAAGAAAAATTTCATGAGACATGATGCAACTGAGCGCTCTTGTTTCAGGGAAGAgacaagaatagaaaaaaaattcagatttgAAACCAGTAAACTTATTATAAGGTTTCCTTCCCTAACCACTGTTTTTTTCACAATCAGTCAACCAATGATTCAACAAATAAATGAAGGCAAATAGTTTAATTCAATGTAAAAAGGGTAAATTAAGGGTCTAGGTTGAGGCGTTCTATACATGTGGGTATGTCCTGCACGCTCCACGTTGTAGTAGAGGTTTTTTCAGCAGTAAATATGACATAAATTAGTTTCATAAAACGTCTGTACTGTGTAAACTAATGACTTTAAAGAAAGGTATTTTGATGTGAACAAACACTAAAATACGAGTTTAAATCACTTTAAATGGAGTATTTCCATTGCATAACGCTGTCCGGAACACGCCCGTGACGTCCATGCCAAGGCGGGGCTTGATTTTTCCGGCACATAAGGACGCGCGCCGGCACAGCGCGGCAACATTCAGTAATCGCAAGAAGAAAGTTAGTTGTTTTAAGTTTATTACCTTCGCCTGCCACTGTACCGGTAAATTTTAGATAAGTTGTGTTTCACTAAGTTAAGTTTTAGGGTACGTTTTAACGCGCGCAATGGCTACGATGGTAGACATGGAAGACAGGAAGACATCCAACGGTGAGGCTCACCTCGATGAGCCCATGCCCAACGGGCTACACAGCCACAAGAAGACCCCGGAGCCCCTGTCCCAGCGCGTGCTGAGGATCGTCAGAGCCAATTTGCTGGTGATTCTCACCGTGGCCGGGGTTATCGTTGGTATTTTTATTGGACTTGGTGTGCGTAATGCAGAGCTAACGCGAACCCAAGTGATTTACGTCGGCTTCCCAGGTGAGATTCTCATCCGGTTGCTGAAGATGATCATCATTCCCCTGGTGGTCTGCAGCCTTGTGTCCGGAGCGGCCAGCATCGACCCTAAAGCTCTTGGCAAACTCGGCGGCTGGGCAATGCTCTTTTTCCTGGTCACCACCTTGATTGCGTCCTCGATTGGGGTAGTGATGGGTTTCATCGTGTCCCCGGGATCTGTGCCAGTATCCAGACCGGCCTCTTTGGATGAAGCGGTGCCTGCTCGTAAAGAAATAATAGACTCCTTCTTAGATTTGATAAGGTAAGTGAAACCCCAACTCTTCCTCAGACAGTGAGTCtacatattcttaaaaaaaaaaaagtcgttAAACTGTAACTTATTAGGTATGGATGTGTTGACACGCATAGGACGCTTAAGTGTTTCCCTATCTGTAGAAACCTGATCTGGCACATGTTATCGGGAGCCATGCTGTGCTGTAAAGCCAATGAATGGTTGCATCAGCTCAGCTGTGACCTCAGTGACGGCGCTCTGTCTCCCCTGAGCAGGATGTCACTGTTGGGACCCTTTTTAGGTTAAACTAAATCCAGAAAattatttattcagtaatttccACATTTTGCCCACACGGAAGTGGAGTCAAAAGACATGTGCGTGAAACCTTTATATACGCGTTGTAATTTTTCACTTCCTGCTGGGACGTCCCCgtttgtaaaaaaacaaaacaaaacaaaaccgcTTTACGGTTCGAGCAGAGGGTCTGTCGGCGGTTTCTCTTACTGTTAAACACATTTTACTGACTTTGAAAGTAACGTGGCACAGCAAATCAGTTAAGATGGCAGAATGCCGTTTAAACTTGCTGAACTTGTTAAGTTAAAAACGCGGGCGCCCCATTTCCCTTTATCTTGTCTTTTAATCAGCACATATATTCACCCGGCTCTCATGGGGCGTGCATCATCACTTCTATAGAGGAGCAAAAGGAAGCACGTGTACACGATGCGTCAGAGTCACTCGGGATATCTACTATGGAAATATCACTGTATGATGCAACTCCATAGCTGAAATACAGCATCCGGCGAAAGTTTCTCACAAGTTTGAAAAAAACTTGTTTTAGAGTAAACAGGAAGACTTTGAGTTTGCTGTTTGTATCAATAATCCCTACCAGGAATCGCCTTCAGCTTATTTGGTTTGCTTCAGGTACACAAGATGCGACACagtcagtgtaaacacagcttAAAGAGTTTACATCCAGTCTTCATAATGCTTGCGCCTATTGCGTCATTATTCCTGGTATGTTCTCAGTGCGGTACTCCATGAATCGTGGAATTGTGCGCTATAAAAGTCGGAATATTCCACGCGCCTCCCCGCCAcccgtcccccccccccctagcATCGTGACTTATCCTTGGCAACACATCCATAAAACAGTCCTTGTGCCCAGATGCAGATTAACAGTTTTACCTGGAATTTATTACAGGACATTGTATAACTGTGCcttcaggttttcttttttctttttttaatgggtctgctgagaaaaagatcaaagaaaaaaattttaaaaaaatgaaagcaatgaTGGTCTGTTTCCCTGGCAGATGGTGTCCTGGTTAGTTTCAACAACAAAGGCAGTATGGAACTTACTGGGTGGAGAGCTGGTTGTTAAAGTATAATAATGGCCCGGTCATTGTTTAGACACTCACATAATGTGAAAAAGAGGGAAATAAAGAGACAATAAGCCAGCCTTTTGATACGTGGCTGCAGCCACTCCTATACATACTTGATTGGTAGGTTATATCACATATTTCCTGCTTTTTGTTTACCTACTTTACAGGTGATGGCTGGTGAAGCTATAACCTGAGAAGTTCTGCTAAATAaatagtgtgtgtttgtgtttttccccatGAAGATCTTCACATATTGGCAAACCATTTTTGGTATGCCATCCTGTCCCTAGCTCAATAGGTCTTCTTAATGCTGGGTTTTGTCCCTGCTCTTGAGAACTAAACCAGAAACCTGGAGTTTCTGGTACTGAGTTTGATACCAAACATGTACTATTTCCCCATAGCAGGGAAGAGGTGGCATAACAGGATGACGGCAAGACGTCAGAAGTGAGCTCAAACGCTCTGCATGTTGACATAAAGGAGGCACACCCACCTAATGGATATGAGTCGGTACACATTGTTTTCATACCAGCGTTCCAGTTGTACAGTAAACTCCAGTTTACTTACATAGCTAAGACACGTGTTAATCTCAAATGGTTTAGAGTCCCTAATGCATATGGCATCTCCATCTAGAGAAGGAAATAGAAAAACAATGGTTGGAGTTAGTTTAATTCATTAGAACTGAGATTTGTATCTGTGCCAAGGAAGGAACAACAGCAGAGAACAAGGAAGTAAAAGCAATCCAGTGTTTCGGGCTTCTGCTTGGTGTTGCCATCTCTATGCAAATATAGAGCAAATGAAAATGCGCTCTGCTAAGCAAAACGGTGCTGCCTTCTTCTACTATTAAGGGCTCGTGGACAGTGAAATGGTCTTAAAACGTGACTCGAGCATTGTCGGGAGGCCTGCGTcacatatatactgtacatggaAATGTAGtatgtaaattaaaacaatgcTTTAGTCTAGCAGCTTGTCCAGAAGATGCTACTCGTAGATCTTACTACACTCAGACTATGCAAATCCATTTGAATATCCAAATGGTTTGAAAGTTTAGCAGTCATTTTGTCCTTTTTCGTGACTCTTTGCAGTGCAACCAAAATTCAGCCGGCTTTCTCGTTGTATCCTGGCCGGTCATGCAGTCACATGATGCTTAAGCCCGATGCACTACGTTTCCAATTGAACGGAATGAATGGCTGGAAAGAGCTTGTGGCGTTAATGCCTTATTACTCTAAATCTATTACAGACAGCTGAGCACAGGGGTAACGGGAGCACTTTGGGTTTCATGTGTTCTTGGGAGATTTAATATACTTACTGTATGgaagccagtgtgtgtgtgtgcataacaCTTGTTAGCAGATAATGAATAAGACTACGTGAAGCAACACAGGCTTAGAGGGGGGAAAGAAGATTAACAGTCACATTCTCTCAACTATTTTCACATGGTCATCCTCGGGCTTCGATCTGTTCTGAACTGTCACTGACAATTAGAAGGCACAGCTGCCATCTATGCAAGACCAGTATTTATCAGAGTCATAGCAGCGCAGGGTCAATAACAGTGTTGCTCTATAGTTTACTGAAACTCTTCTCTTCAAATAAGCCAGCCTATGGTTTTAAATTGAATTGCCACGTAGCACTGACTGACACTGACATTACCCGGTGTTCCTTATTCTGTGTTGTTGTATTTGGAGaaaaaaactcaaacagccaaaCCCATGTTCTGCACTTTAGTTCCCAAACCTGTCATTTCTCTGCTCTCAATTACAGCAAGTAATCCACATCATGCTGAGCACAAGGAATTTAaagtattgttttctttttcctgttccCAGAAACATCTTTCCGTCCAACCTTGTGTCTGCTGCTTTTCAGTCAGTAAGTATCAGAtcttaatttcatatttttacaaAGTCATTCCCTGGCGTTATGTAACAGAACTATTACAATAAGCTGATTGTGTACTGATTAGTCCACTAAACTAGCAATTTCTTACCCCTTGTACAGTATGCAACCTCCTATAAGCTGATAAAAAAGAATGGCACAGATGGAGTCCCTAACATCACAGCAGAGCAGGTGAGCAAAGTGAATggaccacatatatatatatatactccaTAAATATCTTACTTCATTGCTGAACTGAGGGCTGAATAAATGTGTGTTctgactgtgtgtttttatatactTGTGTGCTTGTCAGGTGCCTTTTGGAACAGACCAGGATGGCATGAATATTCTTGGTCTTGTAGTGTTTGCCATCGCATTTGGGGTGGCTTTAAGGAAGCTGGGTGAGGAAGGAGAGATCCTGATCAAGTTCTTCAACTCCTTCAACGAGGCCACCATGGTGCTGGTCTCTTGGATCATGTGGTAAGGAgacctgtgtgttttttggggttGGAGAAAGCATAAGATAATTGTGTTCATGTCTGTATAGCGAAATATGAAACtacagaagtctttttttttttttttaagaagaacCCCTCTACACACCCACCTCTGGGTAGTTATTTTTGAACCCCCTAAAGGAACAGAGAGAACCTCAACAGATAAACTGCATGCTGCAACTGCTGTGCAACATTATGTCTTTATTAATGACAGGATCCTTGCCCCTAACATTAGAGCACTGAACAAATCCCATGCTAATTCTTATTATGGATATAGTACACCAAGATCAATCTAAAAGTACATTTACCCTGTTCACCACAATCACATGCGCCTGCCACCAGACCACTGAAACTGTCATCAACCTCTACTGTGCACAACAAACAGGACTGGCtattttgcttcctgtttcagtAGTGAATTTCTCTTATTTGAGCACCTCCACCACTataatgtatctgactgtatagCCTTCTGTCGATTAGCTTAgcttaaaatgaaagaagaCTTTGTGTTAAACTAAAGGGCTGTTGGCTGAAGCTATGTGTTTAACGGACAGAGGAATGTTgatcttttcattttattttattcattcttaTGTGTTTGATCAAGAAGTGTTCCGTATCAGAAACTTAATCTGCATCATTGTCTCGTCTCTTCCTCTGCAGGTATGCCCCTCTCGGCATCATGTTCCTTGTAGCTGGTAAGATTGTTGAAATGGAAGATGTTGGAAGCCTGTTCGCCGGCTTGGGAAAATATATCGCCTGCTGCCTCGCTGGACATTTCATCCATGGGTTTCTTGTGCTGCCTGGCATCTACTTTATCATTACAAGGAAGAACCCTTACAGCTTCCTGTGGGGGATATTCACAGCTCTGGCCACAGCGTTTGGAACAAGCTCCAGGTAATAAACTTGACTCTCAGCTTCTCAAATAATAAATGCCACTGAGGTTTCCCTGTTTGGAAATGACGCATGCACGGGTGTAGCTACACGTACACTTGTGCACGCCTACTCCTTTCCGTACCCTCacactcctcatttcttctttcttaGCTCTGCCTCGCTGCCCCTCATGATAAAGTGTGTGGAGGAAAATAACGGCGTATCCAAGCACATCAGCCGATTTATCCTGCCCATCGGAGCAACGGTCAACATGGACGGAGCTGCTCTCTTTCAGTGCGTGGCTGCAGTTTTCATTGCTCAGCTGAACAACATCTCCCTGAACTTCATCCAAGTCATTACCATCCTGTAAGTCCGAAAGACACTGAAACACATATTCAGCGACACTATGACATTAAATACTATGTCCATTTGCCTTGCTTATCAGCTGGTGGTTACATAGTGTCTTTATAATGATGCATATAGAATTCTAGTGATTATATAAATTTGTGTCTAACTGTTACATCGTCCATGCCTTGTATGTTAGTGTTACAGCAACAGCATCCAGCGTTGGAGCAGCAGGAATTCCTGCTGGTGGTGTGCTGACTTTGGCTATCATTTTGGAAGCAATAGGACTTCCCACTAACGACATCTCTCTTATCCTAGCTGTTGACTGGATTGTGTGAGTATACAaactttgaatttgatgccCAACATTCACAAAATGCAGACTTGCTGGACCAAAATGTGACGTGCAGTTTCAGTTTGCTGTAAATACCCTAACATGAAATGGCTTGCCATCCATTGTCTTCCTTCAGAGATCGTACCTGCACCGTGGTGAATGTGGAGGGTGACGCTTTCGGAGCTGGGCTCTTGCAGTTCTTTGTGGACCGTGCGGCAAAGCGAAAAGGAGCAGAGCTGAGCGAGGTCAGGCTGGAGAGTGATCAGTCTGCTGCTGCCCCCGAGAGCTCGCCGCTCATTAGTAAACGAAGTGCAAACGATGCTAAGATGGCGCCGCCTAGTGAAAAAGAGTCAAGTATGTAACGTAATTGCTGACATTATCAAGAATTCCCTCCATAAGTTATTTTGATacttgtacaaaaaaaaaactgtgcttcAAGCCCCCCCATTTCCACTGTCTGCCCTGAAGTGCAAAAGCAGACTGGACGACCTTAAAAACAGACGTCAAGACTTTTTAAGTAAACCCACTCTGGGAGAAACATTGAAGTTTAAAAATGAAGTACATCCATAGTTTACTACACTGACTGTTTTCTGTTCTCCATCTGGAATCCAACTGTTTTCTTGTCAATTACTTGTCTTTTATATTCAGCTTTGGCaggtttcattctttttttttttttttttttctcgtcatcatttttagtttgttttacaTAAGTAGCTGTGGCAAAATGAAGTCTGTACTGATAGTGTTAGAAAGGATCCGTTAATCACGTTACATTTGTGGCACTTCACACTGTGTGGCGGTTGTGGGTGGGGCAGAAGTACATTTTTCCTAGAGACTCAATTCACACTCTGAAGCACACCACAGGAACTTTTCCTCTTGGATCTAAAATACGTTAAAATGCATGGACGCAGTTTGATCTCTGACATCTTCATGTAGCGAAAAGCGCTAGGACCAGCTCTCTTCTGCTCAAAGGCTGTTCTTTGAGCCCTCCTTAAATCCTCCAGGACCAAAAATCAAGCAAACTGGGGACATGGTGGTCTGGCAACACTATGTGTTTTGTATGAGTAACAAACTTCATTACACTACAAAGATGACTCGGTTTCATCAGAACTGCGCTGGAAGTCTCCATGCCTAAAGAACCACAGGTGATTCGTAATGTGTGTCCATTTATTTATGGAATGCTGTCAACccctttgtttttatatttgatatttacacgttttttttttttttaaatatttattcctTTAATCAAAATCCAAAGaccatttttaatgtttaactaTTAAATTATGGGGATGTTATAAATTTTAAGGAGACAAATACATTTCTTATGCAATGCTAAACTGTTAAATGTTGCCAGGTAACggttttgtactttgttttttttggtttttttttgttctttttgtggtttactATGTGCATGTCTGGCttaatcaggttttttttttttttaaagtctgttaTAATTTACTACATCATTTCTGCTTCTCGTCTAAAATATATTGTCAGCTACAGTTCATCAATaaagtcctttttgtctttttttaattatatggaTGTGGCTTTTTGTTGACACAAACCCTGTTTAAACCTTACTGCGGTGGCTAGTTAGAAGCCAACAGGAAAACACTTGACTGTTACAGTCACACATTACACTCAAGTGGAAATATACAAAAATGGTTTATGCATCAAAACATAATGCAGCCTCTCAGTGGTGCATAAGCCTGGACTGATACACAGGCTATTTATGAAGAATAGaagcaaaatgaatgaataaacatATGTAAAGAATGGGAGAGGCTTGATTACAAAGCTAGTTTGCATTGCACCGTAGGTTTATGATGAACATGTGAGATGGGTTGCATTCCTGTCTCTCCTGAAATACTCCACCCACTCAACTCCTTATTGCCTGTTTGGACACAGCACAGCAATTTTTAGGTGTATTGCACCATCTAGTGTTCAAGAATTGCAGCTGTTAGTATACATCTGTTTACAGAATACATGAAACTGTTACCATTCCATTATTGTAGCAGTACATAAAATGACCTGACACCCTAATACATTAGATACAAGAAAAACTACAGAAATCATGTGGCAGCCAGGGGAGTAGTCTACTGAATTCAGTGTCCTTTTAATATTTCATTGACTACTAAGGCCCAGTGGAgcaatgttttatttgtgacaGCATGAAAGACGCACGTGTGCTTCTCATTTCACTAGATGGAAGTCTGCTCAGCTGTAGATACCAGCTGGCACTACCATAAACTAAGGTGTGCAAAACAAGGCAacagagtcaaaaaaaaaaaaaaaaaatcaaatatctgTTCAGGCAAAGACATTTAACACACGTGAATCTGTATAATACCCTAAATCCTGCTTAAGATAAAATacatctcagctttttttttaaagattatccatttttttttacagtggtaATAGTTAAACATTACTATACAACACAGACAGACCAGTCTTTGACTATTTAAAGTGTGTCTTTATATCAGTATACTAGTGTATGGATTTAAACTCCTCAAGGGTGTCTTTCAAACAAATGCTACCActcaggcaaataaataaagtgtgttCAACATTAGGCTTTACATccaaaacacagaaagaaagatcTGACCAAGCATGCAATCCACTGTCTGCTGATACAGATGTGTTGAAGGTAACAGTAAATGCAGTCATTTTGGCACCGTATTAAACcttttttcacacatgaactccaGAAAATGTTGAGACAATCTGATATGGATATTCTCTGAAACTGCCCTCTTGCACATGCAGCACATGCAGACGACCACACTTGCTACGAATTCTCACATCAGAGAAAATTTGCACAACAGGACATCACACAGACTCGAGGAGCTGGACCATTTAATCTCAGATCCGACTCTGTTATAATGTCTTAAAACATAcggggctgcagtgcatgtgtgaaaatggctttagTTTCCAGGCATCATCTTTCAAAGAAAATTATTTGAGGCAAGACTTTCTGTGTAATTAGGTAAACATGAATGGGCCTGTGGCCCTCGAGTATGACTCATAATTTGCTTCTGTCCAGTCTCTTTTTTGCAGGGTTGGGGTATTGGGGGTTCTCAATCACCCCTTCTCCAAACTTAAGTTCCAAAAAGGCTTTGTGGTTGTTGGGGCCATAGGCAGTGATGCCAGCAAAAGGCATGGGTACCAGCGGCTGCAGGAAGTGTTCTGGGAACTCTACATCCTGTTTGTGCTCAGTCCACGTATCTTTTGTCATGATGCCATTACGTGGATAGAACGGCCACAGGTCAACATGCAAGTGGTTGGCCTCGCTGTACTGGACCCTGTAAAAGTCTCCTTCCACTGCACGCTCCCAAACATAGCCATTAGCATCCACCAGAGAACCTGAGTCCAGGTTCTTTAAGTGATCACAGTTGGGTACATCCTCCAGGTAGATGCCCAGATCTACATCATAGTCCCATGGGATGATATCTTGATGGCGAACAGCGCCCAGCAGAGTACCTCCCTCTAGCCAGTAACGTACTCCTGAGCTCTCCAAGATATTGATAACATATTTGGTGGTTTCCCTAAGTGCTCGCAGACAGCAGGGAGGTGTCCAGCGGTCCAGATAAAGATAGTCTGGAGTGTCATCCTGCACAGTGCCAAAACAGCGTGGGGTCTCTTTGCTGCATCCATACCACTGTTCCCTCCCATCAGGCAGCAGAAGACGCTTCAGACCAAAGCTCCTCATAAGCTTCCCTGTGGCCTCCTTTAGTTGAGTGTCAGCCTTCCACTGGTTGTGCGCGGAGCTGAAGAGGGGCCTATGGTTCGCAGAGAAACACGGGCCTTCCAGCAGTTTGACCTTCCAGCCTCTCAAAGAAGTCTGGATGAAGAGCGAGGAGAAGAGGGGCCGTCCCAGAGGGACAGAGAGGTTAAAAAGATCCTCAGTCCTAATGAGGACAACTGCATCTCCTTGTAAAGCCGTACACACACTCCCACTACTCCCAGATGCAGCTGGTGAGTAGGTGCCTGTCCACTCTCTGAGGTTCACCCGCAAGTGGAGACATTGCACAGCAGATCGAGCCAACACGGGTGCAGCTACTAGCCTCACAGGCCCTCCACCCTCACCTTCCAACTCTCTGATTAATCTCTCAATGGCCCTGGGTTGCTCCAGCTCCACTCCATCAggcaccagcagcacaaactctgTTTGCACATGAAACTCTGGCCTGTGAGCTTGAGGTGGCTGGTCCGGACTGGGGGAGAGCACAAGAAGCCGAGCACCCTCTGGAAGCACCAAGGGAGGGTATGGAGACATGTCAGCCACAGCCAGGAAGGGAAGCTCTGGTCTCTGGCGTAGGAAGGAATTAGCCACATCCCCAACATAGTTTTCAAACTGTTCAAACTCCCGAAGAAGAACAGTCACACGTGGACCTCGGCTGTGTCCCTCCATTCCAACTACTCCAGGCTCACCTCCAGCTCCTACAAGTACCCCTCCAAGACCAGAGGCTGGCAGGGCAGCCCTCCTTGTGCTCCTGCCTagttctttcctcttctccatcATTTGCTGCTGGGCCCGAGACACATAGTAGAGAATGAGGAGGTTGAGGATGATGGCACCAGTTAATAGGCCCTGGCAGAAACTGATCCGCATGGCAACTAATATTTAGTTTGCAATTTCTTTTGGGAGAAAAATTTAAGTTTGAGTCAAGTAATCCAGTGG includes:
- the slc1a5 gene encoding neutral amino acid transporter B(0), producing the protein MATMVDMEDRKTSNGEAHLDEPMPNGLHSHKKTPEPLSQRVLRIVRANLLVILTVAGVIVGIFIGLGVRNAELTRTQVIYVGFPGEILIRLLKMIIIPLVVCSLVSGAASIDPKALGKLGGWAMLFFLVTTLIASSIGVVMGFIVSPGSVPVSRPASLDEAVPARKEIIDSFLDLIRNIFPSNLVSAAFQSYATSYKLIKKNGTDGVPNITAEQVPFGTDQDGMNILGLVVFAIAFGVALRKLGEEGEILIKFFNSFNEATMVLVSWIMWYAPLGIMFLVAGKIVEMEDVGSLFAGLGKYIACCLAGHFIHGFLVLPGIYFIITRKNPYSFLWGIFTALATAFGTSSSSASLPLMIKCVEENNGVSKHISRFILPIGATVNMDGAALFQCVAAVFIAQLNNISLNFIQVITILVTATASSVGAAGIPAGGVLTLAIILEAIGLPTNDISLILAVDWIVDRTCTVVNVEGDAFGAGLLQFFVDRAAKRKGAELSEVRLESDQSAAAPESSPLISKRSANDAKMAPPSEKESSM
- the fkrp gene encoding ribitol 5-phosphate transferase FKRP, whose product is MRISFCQGLLTGAIILNLLILYYVSRAQQQMMEKRKELGRSTRRAALPASGLGGVLVGAGGEPGVVGMEGHSRGPRVTVLLREFEQFENYVGDVANSFLRQRPELPFLAVADMSPYPPLVLPEGARLLVLSPSPDQPPQAHRPEFHVQTEFVLLVPDGVELEQPRAIERLIRELEGEGGGPVRLVAAPVLARSAVQCLHLRVNLREWTGTYSPAASGSSGSVCTALQGDAVVLIRTEDLFNLSVPLGRPLFSSLFIQTSLRGWKVKLLEGPCFSANHRPLFSSAHNQWKADTQLKEATGKLMRSFGLKRLLLPDGREQWYGCSKETPRCFGTVQDDTPDYLYLDRWTPPCCLRALRETTKYVINILESSGVRYWLEGGTLLGAVRHQDIIPWDYDVDLGIYLEDVPNCDHLKNLDSGSLVDANGYVWERAVEGDFYRVQYSEANHLHVDLWPFYPRNGIMTKDTWTEHKQDVEFPEHFLQPLVPMPFAGITAYGPNNHKAFLELKFGEGVIENPQYPNPAKKRLDRSKL